The following are encoded in a window of Bacteroidota bacterium genomic DNA:
- a CDS encoding carbohydrate-binding module family 20 domain-containing protein, with protein sequence MNDSYPNSGSTLFLNLIWHQHQPLYLDPQSDQLQGPWVRTHGTKDYYDMASILEEYPNVHYNVNLTSSLLFQLEKYYVDRLRPFVDVRKSLVDAPGFFARWKGKTDPWIDLALKPTKDFDEGDMNFLLYNIWNAFGISEVQILRFPEYNALKQRYVRKEKFTEQELRDIKLWFYLAHFDPDFLERRITLVDGSVVDVTDLVEKRSDGKYYAKKTFTEDDCNRMVAETYKVLSNVIPIHKKLMYHPATFDGQIEVATTPFFHPILPLIFDTDLARVCQPNDTMPNRFQYPQDANAQVAKAIEYYTEKFGQAPAGMWPAEGSVAQEIISIFGRNGIRWIATDEKILARSKPNGQPKFYPYGAYSSGNEKDSVVVVFRDTELSDKIGFTYQTFPGEEAADDFIKSILRYAPKEGEPDRLLTVILDGENAWEWYRKDNDGKEFLHALYRKLSALYETRQIVTVTMTEYMQGNPGRGVAPHPISSMRKLDWLYPGSWINANYDTWIGEDEENRAWNYLLVARQDLGLSGLAQPDPKSSEPKEGTKEYLAYKAWDEMYAAEGSDWFWWYGTDQTAPAGDKPFDIAYITHLKNIYSFARRAGGRMPEREFKEIILDEGTGTRPAQGTMAQSTKNDSVSVVFQCDARKMYVRKGIYIAGNQDELGNWKPNTVRMFDDGTHGDRQQNDSIWTIEFRFPVGTEIQYKFTNSGPSGEWNPGEEFPGGNRRVFLDGTTDRVVLTDTFGKM encoded by the coding sequence ATGAACGACTCTTATCCTAATTCCGGCAGCACGTTGTTCCTCAACCTCATTTGGCATCAGCACCAGCCGCTCTACCTCGACCCCCAAAGCGATCAGCTTCAGGGGCCGTGGGTTCGAACGCATGGGACGAAAGATTACTATGATATGGCCTCGATTCTTGAGGAATATCCAAACGTGCATTACAACGTGAACCTTACCTCTTCGCTCTTATTTCAGCTCGAAAAATATTATGTGGACAGACTCCGGCCGTTCGTCGACGTCCGCAAAAGCCTCGTCGATGCGCCGGGATTCTTCGCCCGCTGGAAGGGGAAGACAGACCCTTGGATCGATCTGGCGTTGAAGCCGACGAAGGATTTCGACGAAGGGGACATGAATTTCCTTTTGTACAATATCTGGAATGCGTTCGGAATCAGCGAAGTGCAAATTCTCCGCTTTCCTGAATACAACGCGTTGAAGCAGCGGTACGTCCGGAAGGAAAAGTTCACCGAGCAGGAGTTGCGAGATATCAAGCTCTGGTTTTACCTGGCGCACTTCGACCCCGATTTTCTGGAACGCCGGATCACGCTTGTTGACGGCTCTGTCGTTGACGTGACGGACCTCGTAGAAAAACGATCCGACGGAAAATATTATGCAAAGAAGACATTCACCGAGGATGACTGCAACCGCATGGTCGCCGAAACGTACAAGGTGCTGTCCAATGTCATCCCGATCCACAAGAAGCTGATGTACCATCCCGCGACGTTCGACGGGCAGATCGAAGTCGCAACGACGCCGTTCTTTCACCCAATCCTCCCTCTTATTTTCGATACGGACCTGGCGAGGGTCTGCCAGCCGAACGATACCATGCCCAACCGCTTTCAGTATCCTCAGGATGCGAATGCGCAGGTCGCGAAAGCGATCGAGTATTACACGGAAAAATTCGGGCAGGCTCCGGCCGGGATGTGGCCCGCAGAAGGTTCGGTCGCGCAGGAGATCATTTCCATCTTCGGCAGGAACGGCATCCGCTGGATCGCGACGGATGAGAAGATCCTCGCCCGGTCGAAGCCGAACGGCCAGCCGAAATTCTATCCCTACGGCGCCTACTCTTCGGGCAATGAGAAGGATTCGGTCGTCGTTGTTTTCCGCGATACCGAGCTCTCGGACAAAATAGGTTTTACATACCAGACATTTCCCGGTGAAGAGGCAGCCGACGATTTCATCAAAAGCATTCTTCGCTACGCGCCGAAGGAGGGGGAGCCGGACCGTTTGCTGACGGTCATCCTGGACGGCGAAAATGCGTGGGAATGGTACCGGAAAGACAACGACGGCAAGGAATTCCTTCACGCATTATACAGGAAGTTGAGCGCGCTGTACGAAACGAGGCAGATCGTCACGGTAACGATGACGGAGTACATGCAGGGGAATCCGGGACGCGGTGTTGCCCCGCATCCCATTTCATCGATGCGGAAGCTCGACTGGCTGTATCCCGGTTCGTGGATCAATGCGAACTACGATACCTGGATCGGCGAGGATGAAGAGAACCGCGCATGGAATTATTTGCTCGTCGCGCGGCAGGACCTCGGGCTCTCAGGCCTGGCGCAGCCCGACCCGAAATCCTCCGAGCCGAAAGAAGGAACGAAGGAGTATCTCGCCTATAAAGCATGGGATGAAATGTATGCCGCGGAGGGGTCGGACTGGTTCTGGTGGTACGGCACGGACCAAACGGCTCCGGCCGGAGACAAGCCGTTCGATATCGCTTACATTACGCATCTCAAGAACATCTATTCCTTTGCAAGGCGGGCCGGCGGTCGGATGCCTGAGAGGGAGTTCAAGGAGATCATTCTGGATGAAGGGACGGGAACACGACCGGCCCAGGGGACGATGGCGCAGAGCACCAAAAACGACTCCGTGTCCGTGGTCTTCCAGTGCGATGCGCGCAAGATGTACGTGCGGAAGGGGATTTACATCGCCGGCAATCAAGATGAGCTGGGAAATTGGAAACCGAATACGGTGAGAATGTTCGATGACGGAACCCACGGCGACCGCCAGCAAAACGACAGCATCTGGACGATCGAGTTTCGTTTCCCTGTCGGCACAGAGATCCAATACAAATTTACCAACAGCGGCCCCAGCGGTGAGTGGAACCCCGGAGAAGAATTTCCCGGAGGCAACCGGAGAGTCTTTCTTGACGGTACGACCGACAGGGTGGTTCTCACCGATACATTCGGCAAAATGTAG
- a CDS encoding MFS transporter, with protein MLQIQKNLSRSFYAIISLPSTAMGFALSIQISALSWILTTKYNLDIHEVGIVWAAGPLAGIFGQVIIGLISDKVWFWGGRRRPFILIGGALAASMLLALPNIDRIRSFFGIESLLGVAIAVALTLDLAINISFNPTRSIIADVTPEGNARTKGYTWMQTISGFFGVLAYVVGALFGNYALIYLGVFIVLAFSVLPVFFISESKELEETGTEMASTVPTRSEPATRWGQLVRLYAAHAFSWIGVQTMFVYIIAFVQQKLAAGASSPAVYSGQVISISFAVLNTVGFILPVFVLEPIAEKIGRVKTHLSSVAVMAVGYFLIAYFAATPLLLYVLMAVVGVGWGAIVSLPFAVMSENVQKSRMGFFMGIFNLSVVLPQLFVSLGLGGIIQNAADKNIIFIISGVSLALSAFLWSFVTSE; from the coding sequence ATGCTTCAAATCCAGAAAAATCTCAGCCGTTCCTTTTACGCGATCATAAGTTTGCCATCCACAGCGATGGGGTTCGCCCTTTCTATCCAGATCTCCGCCCTCAGCTGGATCCTGACGACGAAATACAACCTTGACATCCATGAGGTAGGGATCGTCTGGGCAGCCGGACCGCTTGCCGGGATTTTTGGACAGGTCATTATCGGGTTGATCAGCGACAAAGTCTGGTTTTGGGGAGGGAGGCGCCGCCCCTTCATTCTGATCGGCGGAGCATTAGCGGCATCCATGCTTCTCGCGCTCCCGAACATCGACAGGATACGTTCGTTTTTCGGCATCGAGAGTTTGCTCGGCGTTGCCATTGCCGTTGCGCTAACCCTCGACCTTGCGATCAACATCAGTTTCAACCCGACCCGCTCCATCATCGCCGACGTCACTCCCGAAGGAAACGCACGCACCAAGGGATATACATGGATGCAAACAATTTCCGGTTTCTTTGGCGTTCTTGCGTATGTCGTCGGCGCGCTTTTCGGCAATTATGCCCTGATTTATCTCGGGGTGTTCATTGTTCTGGCATTCTCGGTCCTGCCGGTATTTTTTATCAGCGAGAGCAAAGAACTGGAAGAGACCGGAACAGAAATGGCGTCAACGGTTCCAACCAGGAGTGAACCCGCGACGAGATGGGGACAGCTCGTTCGGCTCTATGCCGCTCACGCCTTTTCCTGGATCGGCGTACAGACGATGTTTGTGTACATTATCGCATTTGTCCAGCAAAAACTGGCGGCTGGTGCAAGTTCTCCGGCCGTCTATTCCGGCCAGGTCATCTCTATTTCGTTTGCAGTACTCAACACCGTCGGCTTTATTTTACCCGTGTTCGTTCTCGAGCCGATCGCTGAAAAAATCGGCCGGGTGAAAACCCATCTGAGCTCCGTCGCCGTCATGGCCGTCGGGTATTTTCTCATCGCATATTTTGCAGCGACGCCTTTGCTGCTCTATGTTCTCATGGCCGTGGTAGGCGTCGGATGGGGAGCGATCGTCAGCCTTCCCTTCGCGGTGATGTCCGAAAATGTTCAAAAAAGCAGAATGGGATTCTTCATGGGGATCTTTAATCTGTCCGTCGTTCTGCCGCAGCTTTTTGTGAGCCTCGGGTTGGGAGGAATCATCCAGAATGCTGCGGACAAAAACATCATTTTTATCATCAGCGGCGTTAGTCTTGCGCTTTCCGCGTTTCTTTGGTCATTCGTTACGTCCGAATGA
- a CDS encoding extracellular solute-binding protein, whose amino-acid sequence MDSRRLHILLFICFASFVLLGCLSGCKPKKEGKIKITIWHQDRIDIRLVLESQLQKFMKLHPEVEVEQLFKETESLRSGFIISAIAGQGPEIVYGPADQVGPFQVMDIILPLEDLFDRAYLDQFDPKALTYYKGHLYQIADKLGNHLTLVYNKKLVPKPPTTEKELIAIGEHLTQDLNGDGKPDRYGLAWNYTEPFFFIPFMTGFGGWIMDDSGKPALNNPGTVDGLKFIKDLRDKYKIIPNESDYEISDLLFKDGKVGMIINGDWSWSGYEKAGIDFGVAPLPKISKTGLWCGTMVSPKGFSLNANISEEKKKWAIELIKFLTSDENELEAATILHTMPTKRSVLASSFVKNNDIMKNSEIAIDHGRPMPVVPELRAIWDAMRPSYQAVLGGYKTAEQAAADMQLDALNKIKEMNE is encoded by the coding sequence ATGGATTCAAGGAGACTTCATATTCTTCTGTTTATCTGCTTTGCTTCTTTCGTGCTGCTCGGATGTCTCTCCGGGTGCAAGCCAAAGAAGGAAGGGAAGATAAAGATCACGATCTGGCATCAGGACAGGATCGATATCCGCCTTGTGCTGGAATCGCAGCTTCAAAAGTTCATGAAGCTCCATCCGGAAGTGGAAGTGGAGCAGTTATTCAAGGAGACAGAATCGCTCCGTTCGGGTTTCATCATCTCAGCGATCGCCGGACAGGGTCCCGAAATCGTCTACGGCCCTGCAGACCAGGTCGGACCGTTTCAGGTGATGGATATTATTCTCCCGCTCGAAGATCTTTTTGACAGGGCCTATCTTGACCAATTCGACCCCAAGGCTCTCACATACTACAAAGGACATCTCTATCAAATTGCCGATAAACTCGGCAATCATTTGACTCTCGTCTACAACAAAAAATTGGTGCCAAAACCGCCGACAACCGAAAAGGAGCTTATCGCGATCGGTGAGCATCTGACTCAGGACCTTAACGGCGACGGCAAACCTGATCGTTATGGCCTGGCCTGGAATTATACGGAGCCTTTCTTTTTTATTCCGTTCATGACCGGGTTCGGCGGCTGGATTATGGATGACAGCGGCAAACCTGCGTTGAATAATCCGGGAACTGTTGACGGGCTGAAATTCATCAAAGACCTTCGCGATAAATATAAGATCATTCCGAACGAATCCGATTATGAAATATCGGACCTGCTTTTTAAGGACGGAAAGGTCGGCATGATCATCAACGGTGATTGGAGCTGGTCGGGATATGAAAAGGCGGGGATCGATTTTGGCGTCGCCCCGCTCCCAAAAATCTCCAAGACCGGGCTTTGGTGCGGCACAATGGTTTCGCCCAAGGGCTTTTCACTCAATGCCAATATCTCTGAAGAAAAGAAAAAATGGGCGATCGAACTTATTAAATTTCTCACTTCCGATGAGAATGAACTCGAAGCGGCGACAATTCTTCACACGATGCCGACCAAAAGATCCGTCCTCGCCAGCAGCTTCGTTAAGAACAATGATATTATGAAGAATTCAGAGATCGCCATCGATCACGGGAGGCCGATGCCGGTGGTGCCTGAGCTCCGGGCCATCTGGGATGCGATGAGACCGAGCTACCAGGCGGTGCTTGGGGGATACAAAACGGCGGAGCAGGCGGCGGCGGATATGCAGCTTGATGCATTGAACAAAATAAAAGAGATGAACGAATGA
- a CDS encoding sugar ABC transporter permease has translation MTGQKIKTKAFVAFLVAPAFLVLIGVVIYPFIFNVVISMSNMSLTHIKDWRFDGIRQYVKVFTEESKPNFYGIFLKTIIWTIVNLIFHVSIGLFLAVLLNQKDIRGKAVFRTILVLPWAVPQLIVALTWRGMFNYEYGSINLMLTQWFGLPAVQWLKSPLETFIAVIITNVWLGFPFMMIIALGALQSIPHELYEAADMDGASWFQKLKNITIPLIRPAMVPAITLGTIWTFNNLNIVWLVSNAGEPSDQTHLLVSFVYKAAFNFYRYGYGAALSMVIFFILLAFSLTFMRRTKATEAAY, from the coding sequence ATGACCGGTCAGAAAATTAAAACAAAAGCATTCGTTGCTTTTCTCGTTGCGCCGGCGTTCCTCGTGTTGATCGGTGTTGTCATCTACCCGTTCATTTTCAACGTCGTCATTTCCATGTCCAATATGAGTTTGACTCATATTAAAGACTGGAGGTTCGATGGAATAAGGCAGTATGTGAAAGTGTTTACGGAAGAATCAAAGCCGAACTTCTACGGTATTTTCCTTAAGACGATCATCTGGACGATCGTCAACCTCATCTTCCATGTTTCCATCGGTTTGTTTCTTGCGGTTTTACTGAATCAAAAGGACATTCGCGGAAAGGCTGTCTTCCGGACTATCTTGGTGCTTCCGTGGGCAGTGCCGCAATTGATTGTTGCACTGACCTGGAGGGGAATGTTCAATTATGAATACGGTTCGATCAATCTGATGCTCACCCAGTGGTTTGGACTCCCAGCAGTTCAATGGCTGAAAAGTCCGCTCGAAACGTTCATTGCCGTTATTATCACCAATGTCTGGCTTGGGTTCCCGTTCATGATGATCATTGCGCTTGGTGCGCTGCAGAGTATTCCGCATGAATTGTACGAAGCTGCTGACATGGACGGGGCATCATGGTTTCAGAAGCTCAAGAATATCACTATTCCGCTGATCCGTCCTGCGATGGTGCCGGCCATTACCCTTGGGACGATCTGGACCTTTAACAACCTGAACATCGTCTGGCTGGTCAGCAATGCCGGCGAACCGTCGGACCAGACTCATCTGCTTGTCTCGTTCGTCTACAAGGCAGCGTTTAATTTTTATCGGTACGGATACGGTGCCGCGCTATCGATGGTGATCTTCTTTATTCTTCTTGCGTTTAGTCTGACCTTTATGCGCAGGACAAAGGCAACTGAGGCGGCGTATTAA
- a CDS encoding sugar ABC transporter permease gives MDAKTKTALRIAATYLVLILFCVIALYPVSQIFTISLRPADRLLSTSLEIIPKDASLRNYRALFTERPFALWLVNSTFVAFVVTMTGVALASTAGYAFSRFNFIGKKLGLLSLLVTQMFPATMLLLPMYIMLVKLHLINSYLGIIIMYSATALPFCVWQMKGYYDTIPTSLEEAGRIDGCNRFQTFYKVILPLASPALVITALFSFMSAWTEYIVAAQILQDTDLWTLPLGLKSFESNMGSEWGLYGAASMIVTIPVVILFLSLSKWLVSGLTLGSVKG, from the coding sequence ATGGACGCGAAGACAAAAACAGCTCTAAGAATTGCAGCCACGTATCTGGTATTGATACTTTTCTGCGTGATCGCACTCTATCCCGTTTCCCAGATATTTACGATCTCACTCCGGCCTGCGGACCGCCTCTTGTCGACGTCGCTGGAGATCATTCCTAAGGACGCGTCGCTCAGGAACTACCGTGCACTTTTTACGGAGCGGCCGTTCGCTCTCTGGCTCGTCAATAGTACGTTCGTCGCCTTCGTGGTCACCATGACAGGCGTCGCTCTCGCGTCGACGGCGGGTTATGCCTTTTCGCGGTTCAATTTTATCGGTAAAAAATTGGGGCTCCTGAGTCTGCTCGTGACGCAAATGTTTCCGGCGACGATGCTCCTTCTCCCGATGTACATCATGCTCGTGAAACTCCACCTTATCAATTCTTACCTGGGAATCATCATCATGTATTCCGCTACCGCGCTCCCTTTTTGCGTCTGGCAAATGAAAGGATACTATGATACGATCCCGACCAGCCTTGAAGAGGCCGGAAGGATCGACGGGTGCAATCGATTCCAAACATTCTATAAAGTTATCCTCCCCCTTGCGTCGCCGGCTCTCGTCATCACCGCCCTCTTCTCATTTATGTCTGCCTGGACGGAGTATATCGTCGCCGCGCAGATTCTTCAGGACACGGATCTGTGGACACTTCCCCTCGGATTAAAATCATTCGAGTCGAATATGGGTTCGGAATGGGGACTCTACGGCGCCGCTTCGATGATTGTGACAATACCCGTGGTGATTCTCTTCCTTTCGCTCAGCAAGTGGCTTGTCTCCGGGTTAACGCTTGGAAGCGTCAAAGGATAG